In Dromaius novaehollandiae isolate bDroNov1 chromosome 4, bDroNov1.hap1, whole genome shotgun sequence, a single genomic region encodes these proteins:
- the PANK2 gene encoding pantothenate kinase 2, mitochondrial isoform X2: protein MMIQISLIRFFPWFGLDIGGTLVKLVYFEPKDITAEEEEEEVENLKSIRKYLTSNVAYGSTGIRDVHLELKDLTLCGRKGNLHFIRFPTHDMPAFIQMGSEKHFSSLHTTLCATGGGAYKFEQDFRTVGDLELCKLDELDCLIKGVLYIDSVGFNGHSECYYFENPTDAERCQKLPFNLENPYPLLLVNIGSGVSILAVYSKENYKRVTGTSLGGGTFFGLCCLLTGCSTFEEALEMASHGDSTKVDKLVRDIYGGDYERFGLPGWAVASSFGNMMSKEKRESVSKEDLARATLVTITNNIGSIARMCALNENINRVVFVGNFLRINTISMRLLAYALDYWSKGQLKALFLEHEGYFGAVGALLELLDSA from the exons ATGATGATTCAGATCTCCCTCATTCGGT TCTTTCCTTGGTTTGGCTTGGATATTGGAGGGACCTTGGTCAAGCTTGTTTATTTTGAACCAAAGGACATCACtgctgaagaggaggaggaagaagtggaAAATCTCAAAAGCATCCGAAAATACCTGACATCAAATGTAGCCTATGGATCTACAGGCATTCGGGATGTGCACCTTGAACTAAAGGACCTTACCCTGTGTGGACGTAAAGGCAATCTGCACTTTATACGCTTTCCTACTCATGACATGCCTGCTTTTATTCAAATGGGCAGCGAAAAACACTTCTCAAGCCTCCATACTACCTTATGTGCCACGGGAGGTGGAGCATACAAATTTGAGCAGGACTTTCGCACA gTGGGTGACCTTGAGCTTTGCAAGCTAGATGAACTCGACTGCCTTATTAAAGGAGTTTTGTACATTGATTCAGTTGGGTTCAATGGACATTCAGAGTGCTACTATTTTGAAAACCCAACTGATGCTGAAAGATGTCAGAAGCTCCCGTTCAACTTGGAGAATCCATATCCTCTGCTTTTGGTGAACATTGGCTCAGGGGTCAGCATTTTGGCTGTGTATTCAAAAGAAAACTATAAGCGGGTAACGGGCACCAG TCTTGGAGGGGGAACGTTTTTTGGTCTCTGCTGTCTTCTCACTGGTTGCTCCACCTTTGAAGAAGCCCTAGAAATGGCATCCCATGGAGATAGCACTAAAGTGGATAAACTAGTGCGGGACATCTATGGAGGAGATTATGAGCGGTTTGGATTGCCAGGCTGGGCTGTAGCATCCAG TTTTGGAAACATGATGAGCAAGGAGAAGCGGGAATCCGTCAGCAAAGAGGACCTGGCAAGGGCTACTTTAGTAACCATCACCAATAACATTGGCTCCATAGCACGGATGTGTGCACTTAACGAG AACATTAACCGAGTGGTTTTTGTTGGCAATTTCCTTCGGATCAATACAATCTCAATGAGGCTTCTGGCGTATGCTTTAGACTACTGGTCAAAGGGACAGTTAAAAGCACTTTTCTTGGAACATGAG GGTTATTTTGGCGCAGTTGGTGCTCTTCTGGAACTCCTGGATTCAGCCTGA
- the PANK2 gene encoding pantothenate kinase 2, mitochondrial isoform X1, whose translation MEPLRNGGGAEERPWRRGADAGLPRRRRSSGADSAAAPQPRERGGSVSRQRRDSVRKNRPLFPWFGLDIGGTLVKLVYFEPKDITAEEEEEEVENLKSIRKYLTSNVAYGSTGIRDVHLELKDLTLCGRKGNLHFIRFPTHDMPAFIQMGSEKHFSSLHTTLCATGGGAYKFEQDFRTVGDLELCKLDELDCLIKGVLYIDSVGFNGHSECYYFENPTDAERCQKLPFNLENPYPLLLVNIGSGVSILAVYSKENYKRVTGTSLGGGTFFGLCCLLTGCSTFEEALEMASHGDSTKVDKLVRDIYGGDYERFGLPGWAVASSFGNMMSKEKRESVSKEDLARATLVTITNNIGSIARMCALNENINRVVFVGNFLRINTISMRLLAYALDYWSKGQLKALFLEHEGYFGAVGALLELLDSA comes from the exons aTGGAGCCGCTGCGCAATGGCGGTGGCGCGGAGGAGAGGCCGTGGCGGCGGGGCGCGgacgcggggctgccgcggcggcggcggagcagcGGCGCTGACAGCGcggcggcgccgcagccccgcgagCGGGGCGGCTCCGTCAGCCGCCAGCGCCGGGACTCGGTGCGCAAGAACCGCCCGC TCTTTCCTTGGTTTGGCTTGGATATTGGAGGGACCTTGGTCAAGCTTGTTTATTTTGAACCAAAGGACATCACtgctgaagaggaggaggaagaagtggaAAATCTCAAAAGCATCCGAAAATACCTGACATCAAATGTAGCCTATGGATCTACAGGCATTCGGGATGTGCACCTTGAACTAAAGGACCTTACCCTGTGTGGACGTAAAGGCAATCTGCACTTTATACGCTTTCCTACTCATGACATGCCTGCTTTTATTCAAATGGGCAGCGAAAAACACTTCTCAAGCCTCCATACTACCTTATGTGCCACGGGAGGTGGAGCATACAAATTTGAGCAGGACTTTCGCACA gTGGGTGACCTTGAGCTTTGCAAGCTAGATGAACTCGACTGCCTTATTAAAGGAGTTTTGTACATTGATTCAGTTGGGTTCAATGGACATTCAGAGTGCTACTATTTTGAAAACCCAACTGATGCTGAAAGATGTCAGAAGCTCCCGTTCAACTTGGAGAATCCATATCCTCTGCTTTTGGTGAACATTGGCTCAGGGGTCAGCATTTTGGCTGTGTATTCAAAAGAAAACTATAAGCGGGTAACGGGCACCAG TCTTGGAGGGGGAACGTTTTTTGGTCTCTGCTGTCTTCTCACTGGTTGCTCCACCTTTGAAGAAGCCCTAGAAATGGCATCCCATGGAGATAGCACTAAAGTGGATAAACTAGTGCGGGACATCTATGGAGGAGATTATGAGCGGTTTGGATTGCCAGGCTGGGCTGTAGCATCCAG TTTTGGAAACATGATGAGCAAGGAGAAGCGGGAATCCGTCAGCAAAGAGGACCTGGCAAGGGCTACTTTAGTAACCATCACCAATAACATTGGCTCCATAGCACGGATGTGTGCACTTAACGAG AACATTAACCGAGTGGTTTTTGTTGGCAATTTCCTTCGGATCAATACAATCTCAATGAGGCTTCTGGCGTATGCTTTAGACTACTGGTCAAAGGGACAGTTAAAAGCACTTTTCTTGGAACATGAG GGTTATTTTGGCGCAGTTGGTGCTCTTCTGGAACTCCTGGATTCAGCCTGA